The DNA window CAAGCAACAAATGAAGATAACGCCGACAGAATTTCGTGATCAATTTTAAAATTGCGCAGCTTTTTTCATTTTTGATAAGACTATTTTCATTCAATTCATAAAGATAGCGCTAAACATTATGAATATGGATGGAACACATGAAACACTTTAAGAAAACCATTTTCTTGCTTGTCTTGTTGATTATTGGGTTGTATTTAAAACCAATTTACGGTTTTTACAGCCACAAAGAAAAACTACCGATGCCACTTTGGGGCTGGCTCGAACTAAAGGGTAACCTCCCGAAAAACGCCGAGTTGTATGACGGACGCTATCAATCCGTTGCCACACAATCACTTGACCTACTTGCACAGCACCAAAAGGATATCCAGGCGCCCGGTATGACCGTATCTATTGCGATAGACAATCATCGAGTTTGGAGCGGGGCAATTGGCTGGGCCGACATTGAAACACAACAACCCATGACCACAACAACGCAATTTCGCATAGGGAGTACGTCTAAAGCACTTACCTCGGTTGGTCTTGCGCAGCTCATAAAAGCAAACCTAATTACGTTAGATACGCCGCTTGATGCAATCTATCGTGATTTGCCAAATCCTCTGTGGGCGAATATGACACCACGCCAACTTGCCTCACACATGGCAGGTATCCCACACTATGGAGAAAACACGCAATTAAGTGGTTTGCTTGCCAGCATCAGACTTGACCGTCACTTTGACGATGTGCATGACGCAGTTAGCCTTTTTAAAGACAGTGAATTACTTTTTGAACCCGGTGAGCGGTTTGAATATTCAAGTTTAGGGACGGTTTTATTAAGTGATGTGATGCAAGTTCGTGCAAACATGCCATACCAACAGTGGATGCAGCAATCTGTCATTGACCCTTTGCAGTTAACCAATACGGCGACAGAGTATGAAGTGCGTAATCAAACTGCACAACATCTCGCCACATTTTATTGGCATCCGAAAGCCACTCCCGCCTCTTTACGTGTTTGGCGCGATGTTGATTTAAGTCATCGCCTTGCCGGTGGTGGTTGGATTTCGACATCCGAAGATCTAGCAACATTAGGACAAAGTATGTTGCAAGACGAGTTTATCCCGGCATCCATACGAGACCAATTTTGGTCGCCTCAAACGTTAAACAATGGCCAAGTGAATCCACAAAATTACGCTATCGGCTGGCGAAAAGGTCAACTTGATTTAGGTGCTGAAATTGGGTTGGTTGATTACTATCATCATGGTGGGGTATCACGCGGCGCGCAGTGCTTTCTCGTTGTGGTCCCCGCTTTTCAACTTTCACTCGCTATAAACACCAATGTAAAAACAAATCATTTCCATGACTTTGCAAAAATCACGACACCGATAGTTCAACTGTACGCGAACCAATATATTCAATTAAACCAATCATTAAATTAGATTTTTGTGGAAAAACAGAATGCTTTTTAAAAAAAGTGTGTTTCGATGATGACTTTTATTAATTTTTGCGCGTTTTTTGTACAAAACCTCTCGACATTAGAAAAATAACGCGTATAGTGGAGGTCGTTTGAAGATGTCTGAGTTATTTGTTGTTCGCTATATTCTGTTTTACTAAATAAAACCTAAATCTAGCTACATTTGTAAAATTCAAGTCTACACCAAACATAATTTTTTAATTATTTATTATAGGTTTATATTTATGTCTAAGTTAACAGGTACAGTAAAGTGGTTCAACGAGTCAAAAGGCTTTGGTTTCATTTCTCAAGATAACAACGGTGGCGACGTATTCGTTCACTTCCGTGCTATCAAAGGCGACGGTTTCAAAACTCTAGCTGAAGGCCAAAAAGTAAGCTACTCAACTTCTCAAGGCGCTAAAGGTTTACAAGCTGACGACGTAGAAGTTATCTAAGCTTACCAAGCCCTGATTGTGCGGTGTTTTCACCGCACAAATGTTCTATTTTCTTCGTATGTCTCTAAGCCTAAATCCATCAAGCCAATCTATTAAAGTCCACGTTTAAACTATCTCTTTTTACTCACACTACGCACACCTTAGATCACGCAAGTTCGTCAATACCTTCAATCAAGTAATGGTTACTTACCGAACCTTCTGTTCGTGCTTTTAAATGTGGTAAATAATCAGGATCGTTCATAAAATCAATTGCCGCTTGCTTTGATGGCCATTGAATGATGATTCTGAGCGCAGGTGTGTCACCCTGACCTTCCAATCGCTCATGACTGGATGTTCGAGCAATGTATTTTCCGCCATATTGAGCAACTAGACGATTTGCAGGCGCAATGTACTCTGGTATCCAACTATCACTTGTCGGTGTTACATCTAAAACTGAATAATAAGCCATTTATGTCTCCTTAGAATAATTAAACTTCAGATTGAATTGAGCGAGCAAAGCCACCGAAAGGCTTTAGCCATAAAGGTGCTAATGCACTATGTCGTGCACGCAGATCTTCGGGTAATTCCCCTAAATGAACCATACGAGTAGGTGTCGCTGCCGCAACCCAACGTTCGGCAAAAGTATCCCAGTTACTGACATGAATATGGGCAGAGTCCACATCCGCAAAGCGTTCATACACCAACACATCCCCTTCGTCAGAAAGGTAATATTGATAGTTTAATGTGCCTTTTTCTTCGCGCGTTTTGGCAACTATCTCCGACATAACGGCCTCGAATTCAGCTTTCTTACCCTGACACAGTTTTGCCTCAACAATCCAACCAATATTCTCAAACATATTTTTCTCCTACACCTTAGTTGTGGTGTGGGACTAGCATAGTAAATAAACAAATAATTGATAATATCGATTTAAAAACAATCAGTTTTTACTTATTGTAAATAATTAACCTATTCAATCGATGCGTCCATATGCTTATTCGCGTTCTATTTAGTCATTCGCAAACAATACATGCCTCTGCGCAATCGAGCTATTTGCCTCTCATTCACTTGGCGGGGTAATATTTGCAATCAAATCAAGCGTTATCTCACCGAAACGACTCAACATGAGTGATTGAGCTTCAGCCATTACACCACTTAAAGATTCATTGATTGCTTTTTCAATCAGGCATTCGGTGTGCTCGTCAGATAGCCCAATCGTAAATATAGTGGGTTCACCAAGCGCTCGATGAATATCCAACAAGGTTATTTCTGACAATTCGCCAATCAACGACCACCCACCGTTATGTCCTTTAACAGAAGTGATATAACCCGCTTTTTTTAAAAGCGCCATCGTCCGTCTAACCACCACAGGATTAGTGTTGAGCATCTTTCCCATTTCTTCTGAAGTCACAGCACGACCAAGATGAGACATGTGTGCCAATGCATGTAATACCCGAGATAACCGACTGTCTTTTCTCAAAATACGCTCCAATAACGTGAATTAGACACAGTATATCAAGAAACTTTTAAAGTTACATGTATTGCAAAGCACAACATCATGTAACTATAATTGTTACATTAATTAATATGTACAAAAGAGAGCGATTAGATGAACAAAGATGAAATAGTCCAAGCGTTTGATGAGATGGCACCGAACTACGACACACAATGGAGTCGCATGGCCCCGATTACCAATACGTTGTATTTTTTTATGGAGTCCTTATTAAAAAATCGACCAAAGAACGCTTCTATACTTTGTGTTGGTGCGGGTACTGGCAGAGAAATTGCGCATTTAGCACAACGATTTCCTTCGTTTCGTTTTACCGTTGTAGAACCAGCTAAAAACATGATGGAACGGTGTATTGAAATGACGAAAGAAT is part of the Pseudoalteromonas xiamenensis genome and encodes:
- a CDS encoding DUF1330 domain-containing protein, which translates into the protein MAYYSVLDVTPTSDSWIPEYIAPANRLVAQYGGKYIARTSSHERLEGQGDTPALRIIIQWPSKQAAIDFMNDPDYLPHLKARTEGSVSNHYLIEGIDELA
- a CDS encoding cold-shock protein translates to MSKLTGTVKWFNESKGFGFISQDNNGGDVFVHFRAIKGDGFKTLAEGQKVSYSTSQGAKGLQADDVEVI
- a CDS encoding Rrf2 family transcriptional regulator → MRKDSRLSRVLHALAHMSHLGRAVTSEEMGKMLNTNPVVVRRTMALLKKAGYITSVKGHNGGWSLIGELSEITLLDIHRALGEPTIFTIGLSDEHTECLIEKAINESLSGVMAEAQSLMLSRFGEITLDLIANITPPSE
- a CDS encoding serine hydrolase domain-containing protein translates to MKHFKKTIFLLVLLIIGLYLKPIYGFYSHKEKLPMPLWGWLELKGNLPKNAELYDGRYQSVATQSLDLLAQHQKDIQAPGMTVSIAIDNHRVWSGAIGWADIETQQPMTTTTQFRIGSTSKALTSVGLAQLIKANLITLDTPLDAIYRDLPNPLWANMTPRQLASHMAGIPHYGENTQLSGLLASIRLDRHFDDVHDAVSLFKDSELLFEPGERFEYSSLGTVLLSDVMQVRANMPYQQWMQQSVIDPLQLTNTATEYEVRNQTAQHLATFYWHPKATPASLRVWRDVDLSHRLAGGGWISTSEDLATLGQSMLQDEFIPASIRDQFWSPQTLNNGQVNPQNYAIGWRKGQLDLGAEIGLVDYYHHGGVSRGAQCFLVVVPAFQLSLAINTNVKTNHFHDFAKITTPIVQLYANQYIQLNQSLN
- a CDS encoding putative quinol monooxygenase — encoded protein: MFENIGWIVEAKLCQGKKAEFEAVMSEIVAKTREEKGTLNYQYYLSDEGDVLVYERFADVDSAHIHVSNWDTFAERWVAAATPTRMVHLGELPEDLRARHSALAPLWLKPFGGFARSIQSEV